AGGAGCTCTGCCTATGTCGGTATTAATGAGTTGGAGAGATCCAGCAGCAACACAGcacaggagaaggaagaggagacaggGATGAGAAACACGAGGAAGAGGAAAGTGAAGAAGATCCCTGTGATGATAGTGATTTGAGCATGGtttctgaaaagcacattcaGTATCCAGTGCAGAACATGGCCAGCAAGTGCCAGGTGGCAGAGGAAGTAGCGGTGGCTTCCTCCATGTTTTCAGGTTGCTCTTCTTCAATAGTTTCTTCCTCACGCTGCAGCCAGTCATTGAGGCGGGCAGCACTTTTTAAGGCTGGAATCCTCATGAGAAccatgctgtctcccccctgcttGTGCCCCTGCATCCTGCCCTTGGCCATGCCTTCCACCTCGATCTGAGCATCGTGGAGCAGGTGCTGGCAAGAGACCCCTGCAACCATGTGGAGCTGCAGCATGCCTGGATGAGGAGACATCTGGTGGAGAATGTGCTGAGCATGTGCATATCCCTGAGGACACACTGAGTAAATATCACCCTGTATCACCCCTCTTCCACGTTAGGGTGCTGCCCTTCTCCCGCTCATGCAATCTTCAGCTAGCTGACTACTTCAACAGGACTGTTTTCGTTGTGTGGACAGTCGGTGGGGAGAAAGGCAAGTCGGACATCTTCCTGAGCATTTGGTAGGCCGAAGCGACTTTACTGGTGTTTACTTTCTCTCTGATAGGATTGTGCTTTTTCAAGTAGCATTTGGTCATCTCATGATGTCACACTGATCCTTCATGGGTCCCTAggattttaatctatgttttttggtttttgcttgtctTTAGCAGGAATTGTACCCCTTACAGTCGCTAGAGCAAACACATGAAAGTTGCCTGCCTCTTTCTGTCTAGCTATTTATCACACACAGTTTGGCAATATTCAGGTCATTGTATTTATACAGTGTTTCTTTTATCCCCTCTTTCCGGCAGAGGCCAGTAAACACCAGCGGCTGTGGCACCCCTCCTGCCCAAGGCACATGTCAAGGCATCTTTTATACTCCCTCTGAAATTAGTTTCTGTCCCCAAAAAGGAATACTATGTTGGGTAGGACACCTTTTTTGAACATGAGGATTTTAAAGAtacacttgtcctggttttgttaaaagcaagaccacttttcttctagtgatttttctttcagctaagttcttctaggcagctatacttttctgagttttagcctgcatacttttccttggatgctgtactcagtgctgataagaagaccaagggaatgctgaagaagctcatgtttagatttattaccatggtagccaagaaagactgataagttttcccatgttccgtcctgagaggggcgtgtttgaagaggggtggatggaacaggtgacttaaattgaccaattaagtattccatcccataaccgTCATACCCCCCTCATATAtgtgagggtgatcacgagggtcactctctcttcaatcatggccgacatctagagaggaccctgcctgtctgcctgtgatccacaggcctcaggccctgcatccctgcaaccagtttccagtttgctctgAAGTCCCACCCGTGACAGCCGGGGGCctgcgctgcagctgctggagccaccagctccgcacactcAGCTCCCGCTACtgcagtgatgccaactccacatcgagcattcaagattgggtttgtatattttgtgtatatattctctttctattagtagcattagtaaaagcctttaaaacctttcaacttgaagtctaagtctctcttccttcctcctttcctatcgtctctctgatgcacaggaagtgggtggcgggaggtgagggggtaacagggagcgtccgccacagtttattgccgccttgccttaaagcaTGACACACTCCACATGGGTTCACGGGTAGGAGATAGGAACCACTCTGCTGCCAGGTGGTTGTATTACAGATATTACAGATGGAAGACCTAACTACTCGCAGCGGCAGTTCCCATCAACTTTGCTGCAAACCCTGCTCGCGATCCTGTCGCAAGAGGGACAAGCtcagacaggcagcagagctcctgtgggCTTTCTGGGTTGGCGCAGATTTTTCTTAGCACTTGAGTTGACTTAAAGGAACTGCCGTGTTTTGGGAGGAGGTTATTGATGGATATAGAGGAAAACAATACATGGaattgaaagggagaaagaaacttaacagctgagacaattatactgttaagcaggtatCTTTTACTTTGTcagcgctggggaacactggggatcgtcctccataagtgctccaaagaccggACGCTCTTGCGCTGCTTATATTCCTATAATTCTTATGTATGAACTACAATCTTTGGAAATTTTGATACAGTCCCTAAGTgccatgtctacacatcttttgggTACCTCCCGCCACTGTGcctcaagcacttccctgggtaTCTTCGTTGAATGCTCATTAACGCTTTCAATGTAGAACTTTTTCCTGATAGCCCATCCAAGCTTCCTCTggagaaacttgaggccatttcctctcttcctatcacttgttacctggcaaaagagaccaacccccacctcgccacaacctcctttcaggcagttagacacagtgagaaggtctcccctcagcctcgttttcttcagggtccctcaactgcttccattacacttgtgctccagacccttcaccagcctcattgcccttctctgaattcactctagcacctcaaggactttcctgtagtgaggggcccaaaactgaccccaaggtTCAGGGTGCAACTTCAGCAGGGCCGAGTACAGGAGGATGATTacttccctcgtcctgctggtcactgtattgctgatacaagccaggacgatgttggcctttttggacacctgggcacactcccgGCCCATATTCAGCTAGCTGTCAACGTCttcttctgctgggcagctttccagtcaccctttcctgagcctgtagtgttgtatGAGgtggttatgactcaagtgcaggacccggaactcagccttgttgaacctccttACAGCTGGCCTCGGCCCatagatccagccagtccagacctctctCTAGAGCCCTTCTGCCCTCATGCACATCAAcaatcccacccaacttggtgtcatctgcaaacctaccaaccatgcactgggctgcagctccccctttgccctttgcccttctccagcctggagcacACAGGAATTGGAATAAaggcggaggaagagaaggagcaggatttgagtGTGCCCCATGCAGGCTGCTAGTCACACCATGAGGCTCTATGAACTACAAGCATCACTGCCATAAACAGGATGGACAGTCAgcacctttcattaaaaaaattgtgcttCAAGTCTATGCAGCCTAGAATTATCTgttttctcctccaggtttaTTGGGACTGAATATTCACTATGGAGAGACTGGAGGGGAAAAGGGTAGATATTGATCTGAACatacctccccagcacatctgtgaCTCTTCAGGTCTTCTAGTCTCTaagatatagaatcacagaatagttggggtttgaagggagcttcaaaggtcacctaggtcaaggcctgccctgagcagggacatcttcacccagatcaggttgctcagagtcccatctcaCAGGATAGGATGTCAGAGAGCAAAGCATCCATGGGTCACATCACCCAGTTTTATAattgggaagggtctggggggctTCTATCTGGTTTGTAAACAGAATCCTGGGAGTGCTGGCCGGCTCGGTGGGTCTGTACATTGTCAGGGTTGGTGTTTGGCTGCCAGGGGCAGCTGCGAGTGGCTGGGCCAGGGTGGTGCGGacgggcagggccggcgggcgTGCCTGTGATGTGCTCGGGCGCCCGTGACATCACaagggacgagtccccacggggcggttatcaggggcgccagcagcagcgccgccTCAGTCCGGCTTGGGCCAGCGGTGAGTGCGCAGgcggggggaggccgggctggacggggccggGGCAGAAACGCGGTCcccgggggtgggttctcaccctgcctgGAGGGCCCGGTCGCTCACGggagcaccttggccagggcaCGGAGCCGCCGCCACCAGGGCCGGGGCggcccttgctgcctcccagctgcctcggccccaTTCCTACCTGCCCCCAGCTCCGTGCGGCCCCTGGCCTCGCTCTCCCTTCACCAGCCCCCTCTCTCCTgaccagccccactgagcccctcctctcccttctcctgcaggacATGGCTCTCTTGGACGTTTTCGTCGGGCTTTTTCAAATTCTTACCCTGAACGTGCAGTTGGTCGGCTATGAGCTGGATGAGGAGACGCACAGGCGCATGGAGCAGCGTGCTGAGATGCTGAAACGGGAGATGActtggctgtggcaggagatagaggagaggagccgggagcagaggaaccaggcgcagaggaaccaggagcagagcggctttgcctgggcatccctgctcctctctgccttgcaacactggctgtgctgggccgttgctggagtcctggtcgtgctctttgtgctctgctggtgcctcaggaaatggagccctgagccagagagaggagaggagagctttGCTAAAAACGTGGAGAAGAAGaaacatgaaggagagaatgatgatgcaaacgaagctcaagaagagaatgatgatgcaaatgaacctgaagagaATCATGATGCAAATGACGACGAAGAAGGgaatgatgatgcaaacgaagctcaagaagagaatgataatgcaaatgaacctgaagaagaaaatgacgaTGCCAATGAAGacgaagaagagaatgatgatgaaaacgAAAATGAcgatgaagaagagaatgatgatgaaaatgaagatgaagaagagaatgaagatgaagatggagatggagaagagaatgatgagaatgatgatgaagatgaagccGAAGAAGCGAATGATAATGCAAATGACCTGGGAAGGTTTCTTGAGGAGGACATAGAGCGGCCAGTTCAGCACCTGTACAGAGACTGCAAGTCTGTGATGAGCCTTATGGAAACCTTCATCCATCtctaccagtatatcttctcaaaTACTTATTTCCCAGTGCTGGAAAAAGCCATCGAGGTGGGCAGTGCCTTTGAAGGTTGGAGTCCCCGTGGGGAAGACATCACCTACCGCCTGAttttgcccctgaagcctccccgAGGACACACCTTCCACCTGGAGCCGGGCTCCGTGTGGCCAATGAGGAACTTCCGCATCCGTGTGGAGGTGGTGTGTACCTGTGAGATGGAGCAGCCGGCAGGAGAGACACGTTGCTTCCTCCATCACCCCGAGCAAGAGCACGGGAGGAATGCAGCCTTCAGCATCCTAGACGACCTCTGCACTGCCTCCTACCTAGACGTGCAGAAAACTGCGCGCTATTTCCAGATGTTTGTGAGACgttcctggagggctctgcaTCTTTCAACCGTACGCCGCCTAACAGTGCTGCCCTCTGACCGCTCCTGCAAATTCTGTGTGGTGCAACGCCGGGGGAAAAGGATTTTAATTGAGTTGATGTTTGGGGTGCAAGAAGGTGACTCGGACATCTTTGTGAGCAGCCAGTATACAGAGGCTGGCTACACTCCAAGCACAATGTGGCCAGAGACCtatgctgtggcagagatgaagttctTCAGGTTGATTGCCAGAAAGGCACATCCTGACACCTGCTACCTCAgatgcctgcagctctgtgcccgctgcctgctGGGCAGAGACTTTTCCACCTATACACTGAAGACAGTTATGATGCACGTGCTGACCACCATGCCGCTGTCAAACTGGCACAGGAGGTATTTCTGGCAATGGCTGAACGACATCCTGCAGTACCTGCAGAGATGTCTGCGGAGGAAATGCCTGAACCACTTCTTCATTGGCAATGAGAACCTGCCAGAGGAGATCATCTTGCCCCCGGAACTGCGAATGGCTGAACCATTCAACCTCTTCCAGCACCTGACGCAGAATCCTTACGCCTCTGAGCACGCAAATCTTGAGTTTGATGGGCTGCAAAGTCGGGTTCATAGGATGCTTCTCGACAGGCGCTGAAAG
The Patagioenas fasciata isolate bPatFas1 chromosome Z, bPatFas1.hap1, whole genome shotgun sequence DNA segment above includes these coding regions:
- the LOC136115090 gene encoding inositol 1,4,5-trisphosphate receptor-interacting protein-like 1, coding for MEQRAEMLKREMTWLWQEIEERSREQRNQAQRNQEQSGFAWASLLLSALQHWLCWAVAGVLVVLFVLCWCLRKWSPEPERGEESFAKNVEKKKHEGENDDANEAQEENDDANEPEENHDANDDEEGNDDANEAQEENDNANEPEEENDDANEDEEENDDENENDDEEENDDENEDEEENEDEDGDGEENDENDDEDEAEEANDNANDLGRFLEEDIERPVQHLYRDCKSVMSLMETFIHLYQYIFSNTYFPVLEKAIEVGSAFEGWSPRGEDITYRLILPLKPPRGHTFHLEPGSVWPMRNFRIRVEVVCTCEMEQPAGETRCFLHHPEQEHGRNAAFSILDDLCTASYLDVQKTARYFQMFVRRSWRALHLSTVRRLTVLPSDRSCKFCVVQRRGKRILIELMFGVQEGDSDIFVSSQYTEAGYTPSTMWPETYAVAEMKFFRLIARKAHPDTCYLRCLQLCARCLLGRDFSTYTLKTVMMHVLTTMPLSNWHRRYFWQWLNDILQYLQRCLRRKCLNHFFIGNENLPEEIILPPELRMAEPFNLFQHLTQNPYASEHANLEFDGLQSRVHRMLLDRR